The genomic interval gataaattaagatatttttttgcACAATTGCATAAACTAATTCTCCTGAAATCCTAGATACAAAAGTTTATTTAAAGGATTAATctcttttaacatatttttctaTATGTACCAACTTAGAGACTCAAGTATCTAACTCTTATATCCCATCATGTTGATAAATgagatataaatttattaaaagagtGTTTGTTGGTGATTTAGAAAGGGAATGaaattaatctttataaaaagaGGGGGAGGGAAGAAAACTATACTTTCTTACTAgctttcatttaatttaataattattcaaaggGAATGTTATGTTTAGCCTTGATactatactataaataaataacagcACCCTTACATATTGCCAAAGTTCACCTCATCAATtcttgtatcttgattaatcttAATCCATATGGCGAAATATGGAATCCACCATAGCCCCATTTCAGTTACATATAATGGAAacaacaatgaaaacaaaaacttaAGTAAAGAATAAACTCTAGAAACCTCCTCCTTCAAGAATCCTCCTATAGTCCGATAATTCTTTATCAAATGTCAGCCATTGTATTAAATCTAATAGTTGAGTGATTAATGCTATAAATTAGATTAGTTTATGGTTGGCATTTGATAGAAGAATGCTAGATGCTGCAGAGGAGATGATTCCTATTCCTATTGTAGAAAGCACACAAAGTGACCAAAACTCACACAGAGACACCCTTAACTCTTttctcaaaacaaaatgtttctCTTAATCTGGGCAAGTGTCTATGGCTATCACAAATCCAGTAATTTCGCAAGTTgagaaatgaatgaaaaatacAAGAGCAAAGATTGAGGAATAAAATACGTTTCACCAAAATTTTCCAGCTGAGAAATAAACATTGTTTTTATCCTTTCACTTGAAATTCTGTAGGTCCTGCATTTTATTTTAGTGTTATACTTTCTCTTTGAAGCAAAGGTCAAAGGCTACGgctaaggtttaaggttttgaaGAATTTATCATCGGATGATTGACTGAATCCATAGATTCTAGAGTTATCTACTCCAGCCATTCATCCTGTTTCTTTtgattctataaatttaatCAGAATATAATTTGGGCAAAGAACATTCTCATACATGACTACAACGACAACCAAGCCTTGTCCCACAAAATAAGGTCAGCTATATGGATCAAATGATACCATAACATTCTGTCATATAACATATCTTCATGCAACTCGCCAATCTCTAGATCTTTCATAACATTACCATCCATGACTAACTTCTTTAAATCCAAGCTCTAGTCAATAATGATTATTGTCATCTGTTGTCCAGACGAGAATCCAAGGTAGATAGATGCATCACAAATAGCAGCCTCAAAGCACAAATAACAGGCTAAAAGCATACCATTCAGTCCATTTTCATCTAATAGAAGTTAAATGACTTACACTACTGTTTGAAAATACTTTGATCTTTGATCCCTTTtacattattttctaaattttcaatgAAATAAGCATATAACTTGtaacttatattaaaaaaagaatgttGTAAATTCGAAAgtgaatatgaaaatattagaaAGGAAGCCTGATAGGATACTGGATTTGGACCTTAGCCCAATTTGATTCTAAAGTGTTAGTTAGTTATGATTGTTCCTAAATTCTGGGGAAATCTGTTATAAGAGAGAGGGAAGGAGAGTGAGGAAGACATTCAGAAAAGTTGTTAAGAGTTGATTAGGAGAGTTTTCACTCTGGTTAGAAGCTTGGCTCTGGATTAGGAGTTCTTAGAACTCTggtttatctttttctttactGTTTCCACCATTGTAGAGCTCTGCGCTCAACCATTTACAATCAATAATATACATTTCGTTTTCTTGAATTCACGGGTTCTGTCAAAAactttaaaaagttaaatgcaagaattatcatttaataaagCTATCATTATTCCAATCATattgtaatttttcttttcttataaaCACTAATTGAAATATTTCTCCAAAGTAACTCCTTATCATACAATCTAAAGAATGCTTGATGTGTCCTTACTTAAAGTAGAGATGAGTTTTTTcagacaaaaagaaaaaagtagaAATGAGAAAGTTTTGCAGAACAGAGCATTTATAGTAGTTTTGGTAAGAACTTGTTATGCTAACTGCTTTACAGCTAGGTAgggcattttttattttgttagtaGTTCTACACGAGTATAAATAGATTCTCAGTGGAAGAATTGGAATACTTTCTCATTccatttggtctaaaattttCTAATATACATGTCAAAATTCTCAACAGATTGAATTTTTGCCATCTAAGGAAAAATAACTTCCATACTACCATGTCAAAGTAGAAAATTCATAGATTCTTATACTGGTACAAGAAGCCATCTAGTATGGTGACAATCACATCCCACTTTCATGTCATAATGGAAAATAGTGAAGTAATTAAAATCATGAAACGTCCAAGTATACAACCAAAGCAAGCAGCTAATGCAAATTATTATTTCAGAGAAAATGCCAAATTCTATTCCAGTACAAAAAGATATACAAGTACAAAAACTGTTGGTACTACACCACTATTCATATGTATACAAACATAACCAAGCATCCTCCCCGCCCAAAAAAAATGTCAgattaaatactaaaaaaagaaaacaccTATGTAACACCAACTCTTCACATTGAAGGGTTAAGACACATACTGTAATTATATTCAATCACTTATATTTTCTCATATTATTATCGATATGAACATTGTGTCTGGTGTGTGTTTCATAGAATAAAAAAACCACATCAAGGTTGAATATAATCAGCACTAACCCATTTCCAATAATGTTTCTTAACAGAAACAGCTTTGTGTGCAACTTTCTTATCATCAGAATCAGCGTACTCATCCACCTCAtaggtacaaaaatcaccctcCGGCAAACCCTCAACCGTAGCATTCATCGAGTGCAAAACGTAGCAACAAGGCAAACCAGGATAAGACCCGGAATCACGCTCCTCCACTCTCATCTCATAAGAATTCGGATCAATCGTCACAACATCACAAACCTCCGATTCACCGATCACGGAGCCAAGCTCTTCCTTAACCGCCCTAACGGCAGCGGATTCCGGATCTTCATTAGGTTTCATCTTCTCCGACAAAGGCCGACCTCGCTTCCTCACGTTACCGTCGGACATTTCCTGGTGTGATTCGACCAGGAACTTACCGTCTTTTCCGGTGACGCAAATTCTGACTACCTGAACGGTTCGAACCGGAGGGCTCGAATCGTCGATAGAGGTTTCACCCTGGGAGAGTTCGAGCCAGAGGTTGTGAACGTTTTTGGTGCCGGGTTTGACGCCCCAGGAGGCGAAGGAATCGGAGGGTAAACGAGGTTTGAGCCATTCTGAGAGAGAGTGGGGAGATGCGAAATTGTGGCGGCGGTTAATTTTGGATGATGTTAATGATGAGGTGGATGTGTGGGACATGGCGGGGATTTTGAGGAAACGGCGAGGGTTGAGAGGGAAAGNNNNNNNNNNAGAGAGGAAGGGACAGTTGGTGGTGGTGGTTGTGGTGGAGTTGGATCTTGAGGAGGTGAAGAGGAAACAAACGGAAAGGGCTGTTAGAAAGAGATCTGGTAGGGAAGGGAGGTTGATTATTGTTAGTGGTGGGGACATTTCAAAAGAGGTGGTTGTTTTCTGGGTTTGATGAGTTGAAGTTGTGATTTTGATGATGTTCCATGATGGGTTTGAGCCTTGAGGAGAAGGAGAAAATTGAGGATGGATATGGTTTTATGGAAAAGGTCAAAAGGAATAAGTAATGACTGGGATGGGTTTGTTGGAATTGTTTAGGATAATATTATTCGGCTTCGGTTCTAATTTGTATTCTTTCTTGCTTTCTTTTCTGCTTCACAACTCCTTTTGGATTTTGCTGACTTGTATTTCTTAATTACGTGGCTTCTCTTTGCTTCATTCACTCTGCTGCGTCTTTGTGGCTGCCAATAGATGCAAATTTGAATCACAAACACTTCCATCgcacaatattttttgttttttactttatattttatcaaagttTTACTAGTTGAGtcctaaatttatattcttttaaagagtttttattattttttaaattaaatcctTAGATTGTAATCTGTATGTCATAGCATATGTTTGGGAAGCTGCAAAATCATGTTTGAAACTCGTGTTTATATGAAAGTTGTAACTTGTAGCTTCATAAAATCAAGTCTAATTTGCATTGAAAAACGATATCCTGAGTTTAAACGTCAATCTAAATACACTAGTAACATTTTCTGATAATAGTCTCCAAAGCCCATTCAATTTGTCATTTTTCTTTGTACTATTGTTTTTCGTTTAGACGTTGTCTTTGCCAACTCTCCGTAGAGAATTCGTTCCATAAGCAGAAGCTTCCTTTCAAAAACAACAAGCAATAACCTTTTTTCTATACACCAACCAATCAATCTTCAAAAACTACTAAAATTTCTCCTGGGATTGCTTCAAACGAGTTTATGGCTTTAACTTTGTTTCTAAGAAAACTTGCCAGTGCACAA from Cicer arietinum cultivar CDC Frontier isolate Library 1 chromosome 5, Cicar.CDCFrontier_v2.0, whole genome shotgun sequence carries:
- the LOC101488650 gene encoding uncharacterized protein, yielding MSPPLTIINLPSLPDLFLTALSVCFLFTSSRSNSTTTTTTNCPFLSXXXXFPLNPRRFLKIPAMSHTSTSSLTSSKINRRHNFASPHSLSEWLKPRLPSDSFASWGVKPGTKNVHNLWLELSQGETSIDDSSPPVRTVQVVRICVTGKDGKFLVESHQEMSDGNVRKRGRPLSEKMKPNEDPESAAVRAVKEELGSVIGESEVCDVVTIDPNSYEMRVEERDSGSYPGLPCCYVLHSMNATVEGLPEGDFCTYEVDEYADSDDKKVAHKAVSVKKHYWKWVSADYIQP